The window ACCGCACCTGGGACGAGCTCGCGCGCCTCGACGCGGGCGGGTGGTTCGACCCCTGCTACGCGGGCGAGCGCATCCCGCGGCTCGCCGACGTCCTCGTGCAGCTGCGCGACCGCGTCCTCCTGAACGTGGAGATCAAGAGCGCCCGCGACGTCGGCACGATCGAAGCGAAGCTCGCCGCGCTCGTCGCGCACGCGGATGCGGCGGAGTGGGTGGTCGTCTCGTCCTTTCACTGGGACGCCCTGCGCAACCTGCGGGCGGCGGCGCCGTGGGCGCGGCTCGGCGTCCTCTGCGACGCCGACCCGCGGCGCGGCGGCCTGGCGCTCGCCGCCGAGTTGCGGTGCGAGGTGGTCATCCCGGGGCGGCGCTGGATCGACCCGGGCGTCGTCGAGGAGGCGCACGCGCGCGGGCTCGATGTGTGGGTGTGGACGGTGAACGAGCCGGGCGAGATGCGGCGGCTTCTCGCCCTCGGCGTCGACGGGCTCTTCAGCGATTGGCCCGAGCGGCTCGCCGACCTGGCGCGGCTTTTCGAGACGTAGCCTTCGCCCCCTTCGGACCGACGACCGCGAGCGTGTAGGCGTCGAGCGTGAGGTAGCCGCGCGCCGCCGCCTGGACGGCCGCCGGCGTGACGTGTGCCAGCGACTCGCGGTAGCGCTCGCCGCCCTCGACGCCGAGGCCGTACGCCTCGTTGAAGGCGAGCTCATCGCCCTGCGAGGCGTTGGTCTGCAGCGAGATCTCGTAGCTGCCGAGGAGGTACGTGCGCGCCTCGCCGAGCTCGTCGGCCGAGACCGGCTCGTCGCGCAACCGGCGCAGCTCGTGGAGCACCCCCGCGACCGCGCGCTCGATCGCATCGGGCGCGCAGGCGAAATAGATGCCGAAGACGCCGGGATCGACGCCTTCCGAGGCGAACGCCGAAACGGTGTAGGCGAGCCCCTGGCGGTCGCGGAGCTCAAGGAAGAGCCGGCCGCCCTGACGCGAGAGGATCGCTTCGAGCGTCTTCAACACGGCGCGATCGGAGTCGGTGATGCGGCCGCCGCGCATGCCGAGCACGAAGTGCGCTTGCTGGCGGTCGAGCTGCCGGGTCACGCGCTGGATACGCGGATTCGGCGGCGTCGGCAGCGGGCGCACGAGCGGGCGCACGAGCGGAAGATCCCCGAGGGCCGCCTCCAGGCGGTCGAGCATCCACGGCGCGTCGAGGTCGCCGACGGCCGACACCACGAGCCGTGCGGGCGCGAGGAGGCGCTTGTAGTACGCCGCGAGCTGACTCCGCGTGAACGACCT of the Deltaproteobacteria bacterium genome contains:
- a CDS encoding glycerophosphodiester phosphodiesterase, with translation MAFLAIAHRGASGRAPENTHAAFAAALALGAEAIELDCQLTADGELVVIHDETLDRTTEGHGPVGDRTWDELARLDAGGWFDPCYAGERIPRLADVLVQLRDRVLLNVEIKSARDVGTIEAKLAALVAHADAAEWVVVSSFHWDALRNLRAAAPWARLGVLCDADPRRGGLALAAELRCEVVIPGRRWIDPGVVEEAHARGLDVWVWTVNEPGEMRRLLALGVDGLFSDWPERLADLARLFET